The genomic window GTGAAGTTGACCTCCTGCCGCTCGACCCAGCCGCCGATTTTGGGAGTGATCCTGCGGACCCGGGTTTCGTCATAGGCGACCCGGCCGATGGTGCGAATGTTTCTGTTCAGGTTTTTGCGGACCAGTGTGACTGTCTTCACGCCGATGTTCTGCCTGGTTGCCGGGTCAATGGTGATCGTCCCCGGTGGTCCTGATGCTCCCGCTCCCTCATAGACCGGAACCAGATCCATACCCATGCGGTCCTTGCCCGGTTCGGGGTAGGTTTCGGTCGGGTTCATGGGCGAGCGCCAGTAGAGAATCTTTTGTCCCTGCTGGGAGGCTGAAGGTTCGGACGAAGGCTGTGTGAGATTCAGAAAGTAGAAGGCTGTTCCGCCGACAGCGAGAATAACGGCGGCCAGGGTGATAATAATCCAGGTGATCCAAGGACGCTTCCGGTTCGTGCGATTCATGGATGAACCCACTTTTTGGAGGATATTGACAAGCTGTCGCAGCCGATATTCTACACCGGCCCTGTCGGCGGAGGCCGGAACTGAAGAGGGTTGGAAATGACCGTTCCGCAGAATATGGCTAAAATGTTGCCGACGTAAACCTCTGTTTGAAATCTACCAGATCTGAACAGTCTTGCAAGACGACTATCCTGAAAGACCATGGGAAGGCCCGTTCGGAAGCAGCGGCTTGCCAACTCAGATTCGGGTATTAAACTTAAAATAAAACGGTTGTTGGGGGGGGCACCAGATTCCGAGGGAGGTACGCTATGAAAGAGATTAAGGCCTATATCCGCACGAGCGCCCTTGAGGCGGTAATCGAAAACCTGCAGAAACATGGTGCGCCCGGCGTTACCGCCATCAATGTCCATCCGGTCGGGTACGGTTTCGATTCGCGGCATCCGCTGAAGCTGAGGGAAGCCAAGGTTACCGAGAAGTATTATGCCGTCACCAAGCTTGAGCTGGTCTGTGATGCGGAGGAGTTGGATAACTATGTCGATGCCATCGTTGAAGCCGCGCACACCGGGACATCAGGAGACGGTCTGATTTTTATTTCCGATGTTGATGAGGTGGTCAAAATCCGCAACCGTGGTCGGGGAACCAATATTGCCGCGGTGTCGGCAGAGGTGTAAGAAGGCCCTCCCCGTGACAGGGAGGGCCGTGCTGCCGCGCGTTTCTCCACGGCAAAATCTCCTCCGGGGAAACCGGGCAGAAAGAAATCCTGGTCGATTCAGATTTCCCCCCGTTCGTGCATTTCGATCAGGCGCTCGAATTTGCGTTCCATGCCGCTGATGATCTCCGCGTGGCTTGCTCCCAGGTCATCCCACAGGAACGCCAGCAGCGCCTGCCTGACGCAGATGTTGCATTCGCTGGCGTGGGAGTCAAAATCCCCGCCGATCTGACCTTTCTGCCAGAAGCAGTAAAGCAGGTTGTCATGTCCCATGCGGTTGCAGAAGCAATAACAGGGGATGATACGATCCTTGTCCGTGACGTTGGCTGTGCCGAGCAGGTCCGGGTTCTTGACCGCGACCTTGTAGCTGATTTCAATCGGATCGTCGGTGTAGACGAAGCTTGGAAACCGGTATTTCTCCCAGTCTTCGTCCGGGTACTTCTGTTCCAGCCGGGCTTCGACCCGGTCTGCCAGATCCTCCAGCGACATCGCGTAGATGCGTTCGAATTCCTTCTTTTGCGCGGCATTCATGGCCAGCAGCGGGCTTGCCGGCAACAGCAGCCCCAGCGTTGTCAACAGGACGATGACATGTTTCATGGTTTTCTCCATTGCGATAGTGTCTCCTGGTTTCAGTTTACCCTGCCCGGCGGGCAGTTTCTCAGTTTATCCCGTGAATCTCAACCGCCGCCCGGCGGCCAGACCCAGCTCCAGTTCGGACCCCGGCACCAGAGCCCGATGGCGATGAAGACCAGCTGGGAGCAGAGCATCAATATCAGCAGCAGCTGCCAGGGACGGGCCCCGGGTGCCAGCCACCGGCCGCCCCCCCGTTCTCTCCGGTCAAGCCAGGGCAGCAGGGCTAAAAACAGGATCATCAGGCTCGGGATAATCACGCCTCCCCAGGTGGCTGAATAGCTGACCATCTCCTGGAATCCGACGAAGTACCAGGGGGCCTTGGCCGGGTTGGGCGGATGTCCCGGATCGGCTCTTTCACCCAGGGGGGCATTGAGCCACAACGCGAGCAGCAGCAGGACCGTCAGGGTGATCAGGGCGACGCTTCCTTCCGCCCGGTAGAGCCAGGGGCGGGCGGGGAGTTCGGCGGGGGTTTCACTGGGGGCGGCCAGCCCGCCGTCCCTGCGGACGCGCCACAGGTGCAACCCCGCCAGACCGACCAGTCCGCAGGGGACCACCGCGGCATGAATGGCGAACGCGCGCAACAGGGTTTCCGCGCCGATCTCTTCTCCGCCGAGCAGGAAGACCTTGAGGGGATGGCCGAGCAGCGGCAGGTAATCGGCGAGGCTGGAACCGACCTTCAGCGCCCAGTAGGCAAGTTGATCCCATGGCAGAAGGTAACCGGTGAAGGCGCCGGCGAAAATCAGGAACAGCATCAGCAGGCCGTAGCACCAGTTCAATCGCCGGCCCCGGTAGCCGGCGGTCAGGGCCACGCGTGCCAGGTGCAGGACCGCGAGGATCAACAGGGCGTTGCCGGCCAGGTAGTGCAGGTTGCGCAGCAGGGTGCCGAAACGCAGAGTCGTGGTCAGGTGCAGGATGCGTTCATAGGCCCGTTGCTGGTCCGGCAGGTAGTAGAGCAGCAGGGTCAGCCCGGTGATCAGCAGGATGCCCAGGCAGGTCAGGGCGGCGATACCCAGTCCCAGGGTCGTTTTCGGGTGCAGGCTGCGCAGCCTGACCCGGGCGGGATGCAGGTGGTCGAGAAAGTTGCGTTGCGGGCCGTTCATGCCGGGCTCTCCTCGCGCGGGTGCCAGAACGGACTGGTCTGCTTGCGTCCGCTGAGGACCCAGATCGCGCCGTGATGCAGGCGCAGCCGGTGCCACGGCAGGTCACGCGTGGCCGGGCCGTTGTAGACCTGGCCGCGGGGGCCGAATTCCGATCCATGGCAGGGGCAGTAAAACCCGCGCTCGTTGACGGTGACCAGGCAACCGAGGTGGGTGCATTCGAGGCTGATGGCGGCGATTTTTTTCGGTGAAACCAGCAGGGCGACCTTCATCTGCGGCAGAGGCACTACCCCGTCGGGAGGTAGCTGGTCGATCGGCAGCAGACGCTGCCAGCGGGCTTCGGAGAATCGCCTGGCCCCGGACCAGATATCGAGCAGGACGGCGCCGCCGAACAGGCCGAGAAGCGCCAGCAGCCCCTTTAACAGCCTGCGTCTGATCAGATCACTCATGGTTGTTCTCCCATGGACAGTCTGCGGACTTCGCGAAGCAAGGCCCAGATCTGTTGTTCATTCAGTTCGCCGAGCCAGGACGGCATGGCGGTGCCCGGTACGCCGTAGGTGATGGCTCTCAGCAGCTGGTTGTCACTGCGCGATACGAGGTAGCCGGTGTTGGTCAGGTTGCGTGGCGACGGTTGCAGCCGCAATCGCGCGGCGTCCGGACCGCGGCCGGTCCCGCTGCGACCGTGACAGCGGATGCAGTATTGTTGGAACAATTGTTGCCCGGCTGCCGCGGTGAGTGCGAATTCCGGCTTCGGCGGCAGTTCCGGCAGTCTCCGCTTGGCGTAGCGATCCCCGCCGATAAAGGCTTTGAACAGCAGGTTAAGCAACATTTCCCGCCGTTCGGGGGACAGCAGCCGGGCAAAGCCGGGCATCGAGGTTCCGGGTATCCCCTGCGCCAGACTCTGCTGCAGTTCCTTGTCGGATTTGTCGGCGAAAAAGTTGCGGTTGTTCGCAAAGGCCCGCGGCATCTGTGCCAGGTTGGCAGCGATCGGCCCCAGGCCGTTGCCGTCGGCGGCGTGACATCGCTGGCAGAGCAGCATGTACAGGTCGCGGCCCTCGGCGGCTTTGGCCAGGCGGGTCTGTTGAAGCCGATCGGCGTTTTGGCGCAATTCCTTTACCAGCAGGCGTTGTTCCGTGGCTGTCAGGCGGATCGCCGGCATGCGCGTGCCGCCGATCAGGGCTGTCGGATCGCCGGGGAAGTCGGCCAGGTATTTGTCGGTTCGCAGCAGCCCGCTGTAGCTCAGGTCCGGTCCGATACGGCCGTCGTCCCGGTTGTAACGATGGCAGGCGATGCAGCGTTTGCGCTGCAGGAGAGCCTGCCCCGGAGAAAGTTGTTCGCTGCCGGGGAACAGATCGTCCGGTTGCAGCAGGCTCTTTTTCTGCAGTTGAGCCATGGGCGTCTGGAACAGTGGACGGGCGGTGCGGCTTTTCAGGAACAGGGCGATGTTGCGGGCCTGACGTTTCGATAACGGATAGCGCGGCATGGTCGAATTGACCGGCTCCCGGTCCGGATCGCGAATGGCGGTCACCAGTTGATCGATCCCCAGGTGGTCGCCGACGGCCGTCAGGTCGGGGGCGTAACGGCCGCTTTGTTGCAGCCCCGCAAGCGGATGGCAGCTGTCGCATCCTTTCTGCAGGTACAGGCGGTAGCCGTTCCAGGCTTTTTCAGCGCCGGCCAGGGGCTGCAGGGGATGGCAGCGGTAGCAGCTCGCCTGAATATCCTTTTTTTTCAGAATGGCGCGGGCGCCATTGCCCGGCAGCCCGTGGGAAACAACCAGGTCAAGCGCCATCCCCTCGCCGAGATGACAGCCGGTACAGCCCAGCTCCGCAGTTTCATGTGGTGCGATGTCGGGGTGCGGGCTGCCGGTTGCGGTGCTCCCTTCCGGGTGGCAGGAGGTGCAGTGTTCACGTACCGGGGTGCCGCCGAGATTGATTGTGACATCGGCAATGTCGCCGTCGAGCGGCCAGGGGTTGTGGCTGATCCCCATAAACAGAATGGTTCCCAGCACAGCGAGAGCCGCGGCCAGCGCCGCGATGTAGAGTGGGGTGACCCAGCGTGGAGGAGACGGTTGATTCATGATCGCCAAATAGGTTCAGCTTTTATGCCAGCATCAATGTTCACAAAATATACAAGAATTTCCTGTAATTACAATGGATTGTGTGATGGTAGGGTTTTGTTTCGCCCTCATGCTCTCAAATTCGCGCAACGAGCCATGTAGAGTATTCTTCACTTTGCTGTCGAATATTCAGCAAATCCGCTTCCGGGAGTTCTCTCCGGGGGTTCCGAAGTTGATCTGAAGCTCGTAAAAACAGCAGGTTCTTTCTGTCGGAGAGGGTTGGCACGGGATGTGATAAGGCTCCCCCTGAGTTTTGTTGAACGAATCCTTGCGAAGGGGTGGTCCATGAGCATGAAACGACGTTACCTGATCTATCTTGTCCTGCCGCTGGTTCTGGTGGCTGTTGCCGCCGGCTGGTGGTTGAAACCGGCCGGTTTCAACCGGGCCGAGGCGGCGCTGGCGGAATTCAGCGTGGAAAAACTTTCCTGCGGTTCCTGTGTGCAGAAAATCAACGAGGCCCTGCAGCCGGTTGCCGGAATCGGGACGATCGAGGTCAGCGTGACCAGCGGCCGCAGTCGGGTGGAGTTTGATCCCTCTCGAACCAGCAGTGCCGAAATCGGCCGGTTGATCACCGAGGCCGGATATCCGGCCCGATTGAGGACCGAACTGAGCCCGGCGGAATATGCCGGTCTGCGCCAGGAGCAGACCCGCCTGGGAGCCAAGTACGTTGCCAGAGTCGGTTCGCGGCTGGTGGCGCGTGATGACTTCGAGCAGGCGTTGAAGCTCCGGCTTGGAGATCGCGAGGCGTCCCCCGCGCTGCTTGAGCAGCTGCGTCGGCAGCTCTGGGAAGAACTGCAGCAACGTGAAATCCTGCTGGCCGCCGCCGAGAGCAGTGGGGTCGTGGTGCAGCCGGGTGAGGTCGATGTGCGTCTCGAAAAACTGCGCCAGGGACACGACGATCTGGACCAGCTGGTGACCAGGCGTTTCGGCAGCATGGAAGCATTCCGTCGCCAACTGCGCAACGACATGACGATTGAAAAACTGATGGCGACAAAAGTCCCGGCTGACATTGCCGATCCGGCGCAACGGCAGCTGCGGCTGCAGCAATGGTACGGCGACCTGGTGCAGCGGACCGAGGTGGTTATTTTCGATCCCCAGCTCAAGCGTGTCACCGCCGGCGGCGGTGACTGCGGCAGTGGCGGTGGTGGTAGTGGTGGCTGCTGCGGCTGACCCCCGATTCAGACCTGAACCAAAGACAAGGAGTTTGTAGAGATGTCCGATCGTCAAACCAAACGTGACCAGTTCAAGAACGAAGAAAAGAAGTCGGCCGGAAAGTTGCTGCTGCCGGGGGTTCTGGCCCTGCTGGCGATTGTCACCGGTGCCGCCTGGTTGCTGCTCGGCTCCGGCGGGACTGCCGGAGCGCGGACCGTAACCGCTGCTGAAGATGGTGTCATCCGCCTTGCGGCGAGTGATTTCGATGGCGGCCGGGCGCAGTTCTTCCGTTACGAAAGCCGGCGCGGCCCGATCACTTTTTTCGTGGTCAGGAGCCAGGATGGGGTTATTCGTGCCGCTTTTGATGCCTGCGACGTCTGCTACAAGGAGAAGAAAGGCTACCGGCAGGAAGGGGACGCCATGATCTGCAACAACTGTGGACAGTCGTTCCCCTCCAACATGGTCAATATCGTCAAGGGGGGCTGCAACCCGTCTCCCCTGTCGCGGCAACTGGCCGGTGGGCAGGTCCTGATCCAGGTTGCCGCCCTGGAGCAGGGAGCCAGGTATTTTTAACGGCATGAGACATCAATATGGCGCCAAGAAGAGTGGGCGCCCTGATGACAGGACGTCAGTGTCCAGATTTAAAGGCTTGAATTATGCGTCTTGAAACAATCACGTTCAACAACCTGAAACGCCGTAAGGGGCGGGCGATCTTCCTGCTGACCGGATTGCTGATCGGGGTGGCGACGGTGGTCGCGCTGTTGTCGCTGACCAATGCCCTGGCCGAGCGTGCCCGGAATGAGTTGGAGAGCTTCGGCGCCAATATCCTGATCACGCCGCGCAGTGATCAGCTGGCGCTCAGCTACGGCGGCATCACCCTCGGTGGTGTTTCCCTGACGGCCCATGAAATCGCCGAGGATTCCCTGGCTGCGATCGGTACCATCCCCAATAACCGTAACGTGGCGGCGGTTGCGCCCAAGGTGCTTGGCGCGGTCGAGG from Geothermobacter hydrogeniphilus includes these protein-coding regions:
- a CDS encoding P-II family nitrogen regulator; translated protein: MKEIKAYIRTSALEAVIENLQKHGAPGVTAINVHPVGYGFDSRHPLKLREAKVTEKYYAVTKLELVCDAEELDNYVDAIVEAAHTGTSGDGLIFISDVDEVVKIRNRGRGTNIAAVSAEV
- a CDS encoding PCYCGC motif-containing (lipo)protein; this translates as MKHVIVLLTTLGLLLPASPLLAMNAAQKKEFERIYAMSLEDLADRVEARLEQKYPDEDWEKYRFPSFVYTDDPIEISYKVAVKNPDLLGTANVTDKDRIIPCYCFCNRMGHDNLLYCFWQKGQIGGDFDSHASECNICVRQALLAFLWDDLGASHAEIISGMERKFERLIEMHERGEI
- a CDS encoding cytochrome b N-terminal domain-containing protein, which produces MNGPQRNFLDHLHPARVRLRSLHPKTTLGLGIAALTCLGILLITGLTLLLYYLPDQQRAYERILHLTTTLRFGTLLRNLHYLAGNALLILAVLHLARVALTAGYRGRRLNWCYGLLMLFLIFAGAFTGYLLPWDQLAYWALKVGSSLADYLPLLGHPLKVFLLGGEEIGAETLLRAFAIHAAVVPCGLVGLAGLHLWRVRRDGGLAAPSETPAELPARPWLYRAEGSVALITLTVLLLLALWLNAPLGERADPGHPPNPAKAPWYFVGFQEMVSYSATWGGVIIPSLMILFLALLPWLDRRERGGGRWLAPGARPWQLLLILMLCSQLVFIAIGLWCRGPNWSWVWPPGGG
- a CDS encoding ubiquinol-cytochrome c reductase iron-sulfur subunit, which produces MSDLIRRRLLKGLLALLGLFGGAVLLDIWSGARRFSEARWQRLLPIDQLPPDGVVPLPQMKVALLVSPKKIAAISLECTHLGCLVTVNERGFYCPCHGSEFGPRGQVYNGPATRDLPWHRLRLHHGAIWVLSGRKQTSPFWHPREESPA
- a CDS encoding c-type cytochrome, translated to MNQPSPPRWVTPLYIAALAAALAVLGTILFMGISHNPWPLDGDIADVTINLGGTPVREHCTSCHPEGSTATGSPHPDIAPHETAELGCTGCHLGEGMALDLVVSHGLPGNGARAILKKKDIQASCYRCHPLQPLAGAEKAWNGYRLYLQKGCDSCHPLAGLQQSGRYAPDLTAVGDHLGIDQLVTAIRDPDREPVNSTMPRYPLSKRQARNIALFLKSRTARPLFQTPMAQLQKKSLLQPDDLFPGSEQLSPGQALLQRKRCIACHRYNRDDGRIGPDLSYSGLLRTDKYLADFPGDPTALIGGTRMPAIRLTATEQRLLVKELRQNADRLQQTRLAKAAEGRDLYMLLCQRCHAADGNGLGPIAANLAQMPRAFANNRNFFADKSDKELQQSLAQGIPGTSMPGFARLLSPERREMLLNLLFKAFIGGDRYAKRRLPELPPKPEFALTAAAGQQLFQQYCIRCHGRSGTGRGPDAARLRLQPSPRNLTNTGYLVSRSDNQLLRAITYGVPGTAMPSWLGELNEQQIWALLREVRRLSMGEQP
- a CDS encoding cation transporter, whose protein sequence is MSMKRRYLIYLVLPLVLVAVAAGWWLKPAGFNRAEAALAEFSVEKLSCGSCVQKINEALQPVAGIGTIEVSVTSGRSRVEFDPSRTSSAEIGRLITEAGYPARLRTELSPAEYAGLRQEQTRLGAKYVARVGSRLVARDDFEQALKLRLGDREASPALLEQLRRQLWEELQQREILLAAAESSGVVVQPGEVDVRLEKLRQGHDDLDQLVTRRFGSMEAFRRQLRNDMTIEKLMATKVPADIADPAQRQLRLQQWYGDLVQRTEVVIFDPQLKRVTAGGGDCGSGGGGSGGCCG
- a CDS encoding DUF2318 domain-containing protein; protein product: MSDRQTKRDQFKNEEKKSAGKLLLPGVLALLAIVTGAAWLLLGSGGTAGARTVTAAEDGVIRLAASDFDGGRAQFFRYESRRGPITFFVVRSQDGVIRAAFDACDVCYKEKKGYRQEGDAMICNNCGQSFPSNMVNIVKGGCNPSPLSRQLAGGQVLIQVAALEQGARYF